In a genomic window of Corynebacterium coyleae:
- a CDS encoding FtsX-like permease family protein has translation MSAVTLMRSAVSQTSEGRSQRQIGERWVRALSLVAVTVATWMLCTLMGGTWMFLARDLHPHEALVEIAESMGGPISIAYIFLALFACVLLVPSLLGLLTQAARANLGGREEHLAVLRLIGATAGEVRGMMILESLRQALVGLVLGSVLYIVTCPAWSLLTFQEKRVGAWEMLTWWVIPIAWIVVLVLAACSVWLALRRVAVTPLGVTKKIPPKGQNMITLVLSVVGAVVLYRYLSSLTIAPQADALEFGALLVVAGGILTVNALIAVGLIQLLARLSYRVPGAANYVATRRVGRGAKTTWKRVTALYFVAFIGGVGAWISAVPEIDDQPALKMITGDIPSGVVITAVFAAVLLVSSTLLTQALSVVEQKQLTKSLYFIGAPAAFHTKVAVREVGVPMLVVALLGFGMGGLMGTIMVVVYVNVLDKVALFAALVAVALVGCVLAVVGTGRLREQVLMGMGRAND, from the coding sequence ATGAGTGCGGTGACGTTGATGCGCTCGGCGGTGTCGCAGACAAGCGAAGGGCGCTCGCAACGGCAGATCGGCGAACGCTGGGTCCGTGCGTTGTCGCTGGTGGCGGTAACCGTAGCGACCTGGATGCTGTGCACGCTCATGGGCGGCACCTGGATGTTCCTCGCCCGCGACCTGCACCCGCACGAGGCGCTGGTGGAAATCGCAGAGTCGATGGGCGGGCCGATTTCCATCGCGTATATCTTCCTCGCGCTGTTCGCGTGCGTGCTCCTCGTGCCAAGCCTGTTGGGGCTGCTCACCCAAGCCGCGCGGGCGAACCTCGGCGGGCGCGAGGAGCACCTGGCGGTGCTTCGCCTCATCGGCGCGACCGCCGGCGAGGTGCGCGGAATGATGATCCTGGAGTCGCTGCGCCAGGCCCTGGTTGGGTTGGTGCTCGGGTCGGTGCTGTACATAGTTACGTGCCCGGCGTGGTCGCTGCTGACGTTCCAGGAAAAGCGCGTCGGCGCCTGGGAGATGCTCACCTGGTGGGTCATCCCCATCGCTTGGATCGTCGTGCTCGTGCTGGCCGCCTGCTCCGTGTGGCTTGCTTTGCGACGAGTCGCCGTCACCCCACTCGGCGTCACCAAGAAAATCCCGCCGAAGGGACAAAACATGATCACGCTGGTGTTGTCAGTGGTTGGTGCGGTGGTGCTGTACCGCTACCTAAGCTCGCTCACCATCGCTCCGCAGGCAGACGCGTTGGAGTTCGGCGCCTTGTTGGTGGTCGCAGGCGGCATTCTCACCGTCAACGCACTGATCGCCGTCGGTTTGATCCAACTCCTCGCACGCCTGAGCTACCGAGTCCCCGGGGCCGCGAACTACGTGGCCACGCGCCGGGTCGGCAGGGGAGCGAAAACCACCTGGAAGCGCGTCACCGCCCTGTACTTCGTGGCGTTCATCGGCGGCGTCGGCGCCTGGATCTCCGCGGTGCCGGAGATCGACGACCAGCCCGCCCTGAAGATGATCACAGGGGACATCCCCTCCGGCGTGGTCATCACCGCTGTCTTCGCGGCGGTCCTGTTGGTGTCGTCCACGCTGCTCACCCAGGCACTTTCCGTGGTGGAGCAGAAGCAACTGACCAAATCGCTCTACTTCATTGGCGCGCCGGCCGCGTTCCACACCAAGGTTGCCGTGCGCGAGGTTGGGGTTCCCATGCTGGTGGTGGCCCTGCTGGGATTCGGCATGGGTGGCCTGATGGGCACCATCATGGTCGTGGTTTACGTCAACGTGCTGGACAAGGTGGCGCTGTTCGCTGCGCTTGTTGCGGTTGCGCTGGTTGGTTGTGTCCTGGCGGTGGTGGGGACCGGTCGGCTCCGCGAGCAGGTGCTGATGGGGATGGGCAGGGCTAACGACTAG
- a CDS encoding decaprenylphospho-beta-D-erythro-pentofuranosid-2-ulose 2-reductase produces MLNAVGQAQHILLLGGTSEIGLAIVSELVSRGGNPTVTLCARKDSPRIDDAIAEVQRAGAGHVRLVDFDALDFASHPAVIEAAFEDGEVDVAVVAFGTLGDQEQLWQDQAAAVASAQTNFTAPMSVGVLLGQEMKRQGRGNIIALSSVAGQRVRRSNFVYGASKAGIDGFYLQLGEALKDSGVKVTVVRPGQVRTKMTDGLDEAPLTVNKEDVAEAAVEAALAGKPSVFVHKLFGPISLVLKAIPAPIMSKLNF; encoded by the coding sequence ATGCTGAACGCAGTAGGCCAAGCCCAACACATCCTCCTCCTCGGCGGCACGAGTGAGATCGGGCTCGCGATTGTCAGCGAGCTCGTCTCCCGCGGCGGCAACCCCACCGTCACCCTGTGTGCGCGCAAGGACTCCCCGCGTATCGACGACGCCATCGCCGAAGTCCAGCGCGCCGGCGCCGGCCATGTACGCCTGGTCGATTTCGACGCCCTGGATTTCGCCTCCCACCCTGCGGTGATCGAGGCAGCCTTTGAGGACGGCGAGGTCGACGTCGCCGTCGTCGCCTTCGGCACGCTCGGCGACCAGGAGCAGCTCTGGCAGGACCAGGCTGCCGCCGTCGCTTCGGCGCAGACCAACTTCACCGCCCCGATGTCGGTCGGTGTGCTGTTGGGCCAGGAGATGAAGCGTCAGGGCCGCGGCAACATCATCGCCCTGTCGTCGGTGGCGGGCCAGCGCGTGCGCCGTTCCAACTTTGTCTACGGCGCATCCAAGGCCGGCATCGACGGCTTCTACCTGCAGCTCGGTGAAGCTTTGAAGGACAGCGGCGTGAAGGTCACCGTGGTCCGTCCGGGCCAGGTGCGCACCAAGATGACCGATGGTCTCGACGAGGCCCCGCTGACCGTAAACAAGGAGGACGTCGCCGAGGCTGCCGTGGAGGCCGCCCTGGCCGGCAAGCCATCGGTGTTCGTGCACAAGCTCTTCGGCCCGATCTCCCTGGTCCTGAAGGCGATTCCGGCGCCGATCATGAGCAAGCTCAACTTCTAG